One genomic segment of Sminthopsis crassicaudata isolate SCR6 chromosome 4, ASM4859323v1, whole genome shotgun sequence includes these proteins:
- the CDKN1A gene encoding cyclin-dependent kinase inhibitor 1, producing the protein MSESPSRTRQIPCSGKLCRNLFGPVDHEQLKQDCQDLMQSCTQEAQRRWNFDFITETPLEGDYAWERVRGLDLPSIYRPTGPWGREDLGGKRPKPRPSSPALLQMSAQGDHVDLSLSCTVVPLTPEREEGSMAGTSQPTRKHKQTSMTDFYHSKRRLIFYKRKP; encoded by the exons ATGTCTGAGTCACCGAGTAGAACACGTCAGATCCCCTGCAGTGGGAAACTTTGCCGGAACCTCTTTGGGCCTGTGGACCATGAGCAGCTGAAGCAAGACTGCCAAGACCTGATGCAGAGCTGCACCCAGGAGGCCCAGCGCCGATGGAACTTCGACTTCATCACTGAGACCCCTCTAGAAGGCGATTATGCCTGGGAGAGGGTCCGAGGCCTGGATCTACCCTCCATATATCGCCCGACAGGGCCGTGGGGCAGGGAGGACCTGGGGGGGAAGAGGCCAAAGCCCCGGCCCAGCTCCCCAGCCCTGCTACAGATGTCTGCCCAGGGAGACCATGTGGATCTATCGCTCTCCTGCACTGTAGTACCACTGAccccagagcgagaggaagggtCTATGGCTGGGACCTCCCAACCAACCCGAAAACACAAGCAGACCAGCATGACGG ATTTCTACCATTCAAAGCGAAGGCTCATCTTCTACAAGAGAAAGCCATGA